The Tigriopus californicus strain San Diego chromosome 10, Tcal_SD_v2.1, whole genome shotgun sequence region CCTCAATATAGTTCAGTGGGAGTTTTCTTCGATAGACCAAAAGAGGGCGCTTCAAGGCtttcaagaagaaagggaaCATCGAGGATAGATTGGCTGAACATGGCTTTGACATAGATGCTATGGAACAGAGCAGGATTCCCTTTTTGGGAGATCATACTGATTTGTCGCCGTTTCAAAAAGGAGCCATTTTCCACGACCGAGCAGCCCTGAGCAACCTTTCTGGCTCCAAGGACGAATAACCAAAACATTGCCAAAGATGGAACACTGGACTCAATTCACGTTGCTCGTTTTGGGCGTGTCCTCCTTGGCACAAGGTAACCAACTAAACCTAATATAACCCCCCTAACACAGAAATTTCGTCTCTTTATATTTGAATGTCATTTCAGTCTCGGGTTTGACCTGTTATGTCGGATTAGGGAACAATTCCCAAAGGCGATCTCAAAAAGTGGTCAATTGCCCCGAAGACAGGCACTACGTTTGTGTGAAGATGTATGGAGGTGACATGGGCGATCAGATTAGGCGGAAATGCGAGAAGATGTCAGTTCCTGTAAGTACGAATAATCGTTTGGAACAGTTGATCACCCCTTTGTTTTGCACATTACCATTTCTTTAGGAATACGAGGAACTAATGGAACAAGAAGCGCTGAAGGAGCGAATGATCCAAAAGGGTGAAAGTTGGGACGTCGATCCTGCTTGCCATGAGGATGTCCATCACGGACGAGATGTCCACGTGTGCTATTGTTCAATAGACCAATGCAACTCTGCCTTTTCCATGAGGCACAAGTCCGTTGGGATGatccaaatcttggccatAGGCCTTTCAATATTTCGTCACAAGATTGTATTTTAAGCTTAGTTAATAAGTAATAATGCTCATTAGATGAAGGAAATTTGAGATTTTAGAACAATGCAAATAATAAAGCCTCTAACACACGAGATGAAATGATACTGCCAATGCATTGCCTCTTATACATAAGGGTGCACTTATGCTCAAATTCATCATTGATGCTTAAACGCTTAGAGATAAGCATGCTAAGCTTGAGCTTCAGGTAGATCTTATAAAGTATCTGACCAATCTCTAGCTAATGAGCTCCAAGACTCAAATGATTAATTGGTTCAGCGACTAAAAACATGATTGAATTGTTGAATAAGCCATGGATAGACCAATCAGAGGAAAGctgttttatttcatttctcaacCATCTTTTCATTTGACATTAATCccaaccaaagtcaaaatgaacccCAACGGGATGATGAGACCGGTTGGTTGAATGTTCATCCCAAAACTGTTACAATCGCTCGTGGAGCAATAGCAAGTTTTGAAGGTGGTACTAAGGTTGAATGCGTTGGCCACTTCAGCATAGTTGACATCCATGCAACCGGTCTTGTTGGTATCAGGACCGCAGAAGTATGTGTTGGCCACGGCTAAAT contains the following coding sequences:
- the LOC131888185 gene encoding uncharacterized protein LOC131888185; the protein is MEHWTQFTLLVLGVSSLAQVSGLTCYVGLGNNSQRRSQKVVNCPEDRHYVCVKMYGGDMGDQIRRKCEKMSVPEYEELMEQEALKERMIQKGESWDVDPACHEDVHHGRDVHVCYCSIDQCNSAFSMRHKSVGMIQILAIGLSIFRHKIVF
- the LOC131888186 gene encoding uncharacterized protein LOC131888186, whose translation is MKGTGILPLIAFVALTGSRFAESANVTSCYKGVGLLKKTSSCDAGTMSCATVDTPVANTYFCGPDTNKTGCMDVNYAEVANAFNLSTTFKTCYCSTSDCNSFGMNIQPTGLIIPLGFILTLVGINVK